GGGCGTAAAGGTCGGCCCCAGTCCCGGCTGGCTCCGCCAGCGCCTCGAAGCGGTCGGCATCCGCCCCGTCTCCAACATCGTGGACGTCACCAACTACGTGATGATGGAGACCGGCCAGCCGCTGCACGCCTTCGACTTCGCCCGGATTACCGAGGGCCGCATCGTCGTCCGCCGCGCCAAGGCCGGCGAACGCTTCCACGCCATCGACCATTCGGAGCACGCCCTCTCGCCCGAGCGCCTCGTCATCGCCGACGCCCGCCGACCCGTCGCCCTCGCCGGCGTCATGGGCGGCGCCGAGACCGAAATCTCCGACGCGACGAGCGATATCTTGTTGGAAGCCGCCGTCTTCGACCCCCTCTCCATCCGCGCCACCAGCCGCTTGCTCGCCCTGGCCAGCGAATCCAGTTTCCGCTTCGAGCGCCGCGTCGACCCCGGCGGCACCGATTGGGCCAGCCGGCGGGCATGCGCCCTCATCCACCAGACGGCGGGCGGCAAGATCGCCCGCGGCGTCGTCGCGGCCGGCCGACCCCTGCCCGAGCCGCTGGAACTCACGCTCCGCGTCGCCCGCATCGAAACGGTCCTCGGCCTCGCGATCCCCGCCGACTTCGCCACCGAGTACCTCCGCCGCCTGGGCCTGGAGGTCCTCGTGGCGACGCCCGAACGCATCCGCGTCCGCGTCCCCTCCCGCCGGGGCGACCTCGAACGCGAAATCGACCTGGTGGAGGAAGTCGCCCGCCACCACGGCTACGAGAAGATTCCCGAATCGCGCGAAATCCCCGTCGCCTACGCCGGTCCGACGCCGGCCGAACGCGTCCGCCAGGCCGCCGGCGAGGTCCTCACGGCCGCGGGCTATTTCGAGGCCGTCACCTTCTCCTTCACGAGCGCCGACCGGGCCGTCCGCTTTCGACGCCGGGACGTCGAGGCCGAACCTCTCGCCCTCCGCGGAGCCGCCCTCGCCCTCCGGGAGTCCATCCTGCCCGGCCTCCTGGATTCCCTGCGCGTCAACCAGAACGCCGACGAGACGGACGCCAGGCTCTTCGAGATCGCCAAGCGGTTCGTCCCCGCCGCGCCCGGCCAAATGCCCCACGAGGACGCCATGCTCGCCCTCGCCTCCGGTTCCGGCGCGCCGGAATTCGAGAACGTCAAGGGCGCCCTCGAAACGCTCTTCGAGCGCCTCCGCGTCGCCGACCGCATCCGCTTCGTCCCGACCGACCGCTATGCCGACCTCGCGGCAGACCAGGCCGCCGAGGTCCTCTTGGACAATGAGCCGATCGGCATGGTCGGCTCCGCAACAAAGGAGGCCACCGCCGCCTTCGAACTCGACGAGCCCCCGACCGTCGCGGAGGTCCATTTCGGCCGGCTCATCGAGGCCGCCGTCCTGGAACCCGCGTATCGGCCCCTGCCCCAGTACCCGGCCATCGCGCGGGACCTGGCCATCGTCGTGGAGGAGGCTGTCCGCTGGGCGGACGTCGAAAAGGCCGTCGCGTCGGCCGGCGTCGCCGAGGTCGAATCCCTCCAGGCGCTGGACGTCTATCGCGGCAAACAGGTGCCCGCGGGCAAGAAGAGCGTCGCCCTGCGTCTGGTCCTCAGGCGGGCGTCGGGCACGCTGACCCACGACGACGCCGCCACGATGCAGACCCGGATCCTCGACGCCCTCCGTTCCGCCCTCGGGGCCGAACTCCGGTCCTGACCCTCCGCGCCGTTCCAGCCGGTCTTCTGACCCTTCACTTATGAACGGCCGTGATTGTGGATAACTTTTTAGAGGGAGTTTTGGGGGGTATTTTGGGGCGAATTTTTACAGGCCACCGGCCCTGGCGCTAGCGTCCGGTGGGTTTTTTCTCCCAAACACCCCCGAATGTTAAGATGGGCTAGCGCGGATTTAGTGCTTTTTTCGACTTTTTTCGCGTTTTTAGCGCGCTTTTTACCGGTTTTTAGGCCTTATTTCGCA
The nucleotide sequence above comes from Planctomycetota bacterium. Encoded proteins:
- the pheT gene encoding phenylalanine--tRNA ligase subunit beta, giving the protein MPVNVSYNWLREYVPTDLAPKEVAERLTRIGLNVDAIEDLPGGDVRLVVEVTANRPDCLGHVGIARELAAALNAELRLPDAAYAESATPCEKKVRVEIEAPDLCPLYTARLIEGVKVGPSPGWLRQRLEAVGIRPVSNIVDVTNYVMMETGQPLHAFDFARITEGRIVVRRAKAGERFHAIDHSEHALSPERLVIADARRPVALAGVMGGAETEISDATSDILLEAAVFDPLSIRATSRLLALASESSFRFERRVDPGGTDWASRRACALIHQTAGGKIARGVVAAGRPLPEPLELTLRVARIETVLGLAIPADFATEYLRRLGLEVLVATPERIRVRVPSRRGDLEREIDLVEEVARHHGYEKIPESREIPVAYAGPTPAERVRQAAGEVLTAAGYFEAVTFSFTSADRAVRFRRRDVEAEPLALRGAALALRESILPGLLDSLRVNQNADETDARLFEIAKRFVPAAPGQMPHEDAMLALASGSGAPEFENVKGALETLFERLRVADRIRFVPTDRYADLAADQAAEVLLDNEPIGMVGSATKEATAAFELDEPPTVAEVHFGRLIEAAVLEPAYRPLPQYPAIARDLAIVVEEAVRWADVEKAVASAGVAEVESLQALDVYRGKQVPAGKKSVALRLVLRRASGTLTHDDAATMQTRILDALRSALGAELRS